In the genome of Phacochoerus africanus isolate WHEZ1 chromosome 10, ROS_Pafr_v1, whole genome shotgun sequence, one region contains:
- the CISD2 gene encoding CDGSH iron-sulfur domain-containing protein 2: MVLECVARIVKVQLPAYLKRLPIPESITGFARLTVSEWLRLLPFLGVLALLGYLAVRPFLPKKKQQKDSLINLKIQKENPKVVNEINIEDLCLTKAAYCRCWRSKTFPVCDGSHNKHNELTGDNVGPLILKKKEV; the protein is encoded by the exons ATGGTGCTGGAGTGCGTGGCCCGGATCGTGAAGGTGCAGCTCCCCGCGTATCTTAAGCGGCTCCCAATCCCGGAGAGCATTACCGGGTTCGCCCGGCTCACAG TTTCAGAATGGCTTCGGTTATTGCCTTTCCTTGGAGTACTTGCACTACTCGGCTACCTTGCGGTTCGTCCATTCCTCCCGAAGAAAAAGCAACAGAAGGATAGCTTGATTAATcttaaaatacaaaaggaaaatccCAAAGTGGTGAATGAAATAAACATTGAAGATCTGTGTCTTACTAAAGCAGCTTACTGTAGGTGTTGGCGTTCTAAGACG tttcCTGTGTGTGATGGGTCACATAATAAACACAATGAATTGACAGGTGACAATGTGGGTCCACTAAtactgaagaagaaagaagtatAA